The proteins below come from a single Fodinicola acaciae genomic window:
- a CDS encoding carboxylate-amine ligase, producing the protein MDTDLTVGVEEEFLLVTADGALSAMGPAIADNTAEPDGELQRELARCQVEAASSVCRTAQEVLTALSDMRGRLARAAARRGGRLVATATPILPQNSPLELTPEHRYRRMAEHFGEITQTGSTCGCHVHVRLPDRETGVRIASHLRPWLPLFLALTANSPYTEGRDTGYASWRQVLWSRWPSSGPPPVFGSLDEYEASVAAMLRSGAMLDRGMLYWDVRLSDQHPTIEMRVCDVTAEPVVAAMAAALVRALVARALDDIESGRPPIAVPTEVLRASFWRAARDGLSGSCLTPDGQSLRPAVAQLRDLVTDLAPTLKALGDEDFIDSTLHDVLESGGGAKKQRDAYARRHDLADVVDEMVVAG; encoded by the coding sequence GTGGACACGGACCTGACCGTCGGGGTCGAGGAGGAGTTTCTGCTGGTGACGGCGGACGGCGCGCTGTCCGCGATGGGGCCGGCCATTGCCGACAACACGGCTGAGCCGGACGGCGAACTGCAGCGCGAGTTGGCGCGCTGTCAGGTCGAGGCGGCCTCGTCGGTGTGCCGGACCGCGCAGGAGGTGCTCACCGCGTTGAGTGACATGCGCGGCCGGTTGGCACGCGCGGCCGCGCGGCGCGGTGGGCGACTGGTCGCCACCGCGACGCCGATCCTGCCGCAAAACTCGCCGCTGGAGCTGACCCCGGAGCACCGCTATCGCCGGATGGCCGAGCATTTCGGTGAGATCACCCAGACCGGCAGCACCTGCGGCTGCCACGTGCACGTACGCCTGCCGGACCGAGAGACCGGCGTGCGCATCGCCAGTCATCTGCGTCCGTGGCTGCCACTTTTCCTTGCGCTCACAGCGAATTCGCCGTACACCGAAGGCCGCGACACCGGCTATGCGAGCTGGCGCCAGGTGCTGTGGTCACGCTGGCCGTCGTCCGGTCCGCCGCCGGTTTTCGGTTCGCTGGACGAATACGAGGCGTCGGTGGCGGCGATGTTGCGGTCCGGCGCGATGCTCGACCGCGGCATGCTCTATTGGGACGTACGGCTGTCCGACCAGCATCCGACGATCGAAATGCGGGTCTGCGACGTGACCGCCGAGCCGGTGGTCGCGGCGATGGCGGCCGCGCTGGTACGCGCGTTGGTCGCACGCGCGCTCGACGACATCGAGTCCGGCCGGCCGCCGATCGCCGTGCCGACCGAAGTTTTGCGCGCGAGTTTCTGGCGTGCCGCACGCGACGGCCTGTCGGGGTCATGCCTGACGCCAGACGGTCAGAGCCTGCGCCCGGCGGTCGCTCAGCTGCGCGATCTCGTCACCGACCTGGCGCCGACGCTGAAAGCCTTGGGAGACGAGGATTTCATCGACAGTACGTTGCACGACGTGCTGGAAAGTGGTGGCGGAGCCAAGAAACAGCGGGACGCGTACGCGCGCCGGCACGATCTTGCCGACGTCGTCGACGAAATGGTCGTGGCCGGCTAG
- a CDS encoding alpha/beta hydrolase family protein produces the protein MRKRTHVRSAVVAGLLVLVLAVSGAASAATSTPYLPEPTGPHPVGTTSLYLKDTSRADPWVPSVKARELMVSLWYPAKSRGKQRAPYMTAKESELLLRSGDITNVPLDVLSKTRTDAYPDAAPAGRHLPLVVLSPGFNWPRSSLTSLAEELASWGYLVAGIDHTYENAGMTFPGGRVVTCLACAQQDNPDFEKKVVEGRARDVSFVLDELTRRALVDRSRIAMVGMSMGGASVGETMLADPRVRAGADLDGTMFKDLPASGLSRPFLLFGEDAADPSWDSNWSRLTGWKRRLAVTGAVHASFTDYDVLTQQIGVDLGSKLTGTRSVDITRAYVRAFVDQHLRGIPRRLLDRPSSRFPEVKLTGR, from the coding sequence ATGCGTAAAAGAACCCATGTTCGATCGGCCGTCGTCGCCGGACTGCTCGTCCTCGTTCTGGCCGTGTCCGGCGCGGCCTCGGCGGCGACCAGCACGCCGTATCTGCCTGAGCCGACCGGTCCTCATCCGGTCGGCACCACCTCGCTGTATCTGAAGGACACCTCGCGCGCGGATCCGTGGGTCCCGTCGGTCAAGGCGCGGGAGCTCATGGTTTCCTTGTGGTATCCGGCGAAGTCGCGTGGCAAGCAGCGAGCGCCTTACATGACGGCAAAAGAGTCGGAGCTGCTGCTGCGCAGCGGTGACATCACCAACGTACCGCTCGACGTGCTCAGCAAAACCCGCACCGACGCCTACCCCGATGCCGCACCGGCCGGCCGCCATCTGCCGCTCGTCGTGCTCTCTCCCGGATTCAACTGGCCGCGCAGCTCGCTCACGTCTTTGGCCGAGGAACTGGCAAGTTGGGGATATCTGGTGGCCGGCATCGACCACACGTACGAGAACGCCGGCATGACCTTTCCCGGTGGCCGGGTCGTCACCTGCCTCGCGTGCGCACAGCAGGACAACCCGGACTTCGAGAAGAAGGTCGTGGAAGGTCGCGCGCGCGATGTTTCTTTCGTGCTCGACGAGTTGACCCGTCGCGCGTTGGTGGACCGGTCCCGGATCGCGATGGTCGGCATGTCGATGGGTGGTGCGAGCGTCGGCGAGACGATGCTGGCCGATCCGCGCGTACGCGCTGGGGCCGACCTGGACGGCACGATGTTCAAGGACCTGCCGGCGAGTGGACTTTCCCGGCCGTTCCTGCTTTTCGGCGAGGATGCCGCGGACCCTTCGTGGGACAGCAACTGGTCGCGCCTGACCGGCTGGAAACGCCGGCTCGCGGTGACCGGCGCGGTGCACGCCTCGTTCACCGACTATGACGTGCTGACCCAGCAGATCGGTGTCGATCTCGGCAGCAAGCTGACAGGCACGCGCTCGGTCGACATCACGCGTGCGTACGTCCGCGCGTTCGTCGACCAGCACCTGCGCGGCATTCCGCGCCGTTTGTTGGACCGGCCCTCGTCGCGGTTTCCCGAGGTCAAACTGACTGGACGTTAG
- a CDS encoding carbonic anhydrase: MAEIESPTPADAYELLLAGNRRFVDGIAEHPNQDAARRAEIAPAQRPFAVLFGCSDSRLAAEIIFDRGLGDLFVVRTAGHVIGPEVLGSIEYGVDLLGCPLVVVLGHDSCGAVGAAYAALEDGKSPAGYVRDVIERVTPSMLAARAAGRVAADELIAEHVRHTVDLLLDRSRVLGERVAAGQVAVVGLRYQLADGRANLVTTRGLETTTSLSENVS, encoded by the coding sequence ATGGCCGAGATCGAGTCTCCGACCCCCGCGGACGCGTACGAGCTGCTGCTGGCCGGCAACCGGCGCTTCGTCGACGGCATCGCCGAGCATCCGAACCAGGACGCGGCGCGGCGGGCCGAGATCGCGCCGGCGCAGCGTCCGTTCGCGGTGCTGTTCGGCTGCTCGGACTCGCGGCTGGCCGCGGAGATCATCTTCGACCGCGGCCTCGGTGACCTGTTCGTGGTGCGTACGGCCGGTCACGTGATCGGCCCGGAGGTGCTCGGCAGCATCGAGTACGGCGTGGACCTGCTCGGTTGCCCGCTGGTGGTGGTGCTCGGCCACGACTCCTGCGGCGCGGTCGGGGCCGCGTACGCGGCGCTGGAGGACGGCAAGTCGCCAGCCGGCTATGTCCGAGATGTCATCGAACGCGTCACGCCGAGCATGCTCGCCGCCAGGGCCGCCGGCCGGGTGGCCGCCGACGAGCTGATCGCCGAGCACGTACGGCACACCGTCGACCTGCTCCTGGACCGCTCACGGGTCCTCGGCGAACGGGTCGCCGCCGGCCAGGTCGCCGTCGTCGGCCTGCGCTATCAGCTGGCCGACGGCCGCGCGAACCTCGTCACCACCCGCGGCCTGGAAACGACCACGTCGCTCAGCGAGAACGTGTCGTAA
- a CDS encoding vanadium-dependent haloperoxidase yields MRKVLAVISVIMAMIATTTTSAPAATADTRQASGKLVVDWNAALLKIVRTAGAQPATKHPTRSFAIMQVAIYDAVLSATHAVRGANASEAAAAQAAHDSLAALYPAQRTALDRQLADELGAIPDGSAKSSGIHIGASSARAVLAARAYDGSDATPPPFVAGHQPGDYQLTPPAFPKPVFTHWANVRPFVLTGANQFRPRPYPALSSRQYARAINEVSSLGRDSSTTRTADQTTQAKFWAAPIWNYWNEIAQAAALRHHLGLSATARLFAVLDVTFADATIAFYGAKYHFERWRPVTAIRAADTDGNPATTAIPDWNPLATTPPDPSYPGAHSVIGEAGASVLGAFFGPVDRFIVSSEVLPGVSRSFVRYQDAADEAGLSRIYAGIHTRLDHVAGQQLGRQVAAYVLTRAAIRQRISELDV; encoded by the coding sequence ATGAGGAAGGTATTGGCCGTGATCAGCGTCATTATGGCGATGATCGCCACAACCACAACGTCTGCGCCGGCCGCGACGGCTGACACGAGACAGGCGAGTGGAAAGCTGGTCGTCGACTGGAACGCGGCGCTGCTGAAAATCGTCCGAACAGCGGGAGCGCAGCCGGCGACCAAACATCCGACCCGAAGTTTTGCGATCATGCAGGTGGCGATCTACGACGCCGTGCTGTCCGCGACCCACGCCGTACGCGGGGCCAACGCCTCAGAAGCCGCGGCCGCGCAGGCGGCGCACGACTCGCTCGCCGCGCTTTACCCGGCGCAACGGACGGCACTCGACCGCCAGCTCGCCGACGAATTGGGCGCGATTCCCGATGGATCGGCGAAATCCAGCGGCATTCACATCGGTGCGTCCTCGGCCCGCGCCGTGCTCGCCGCGCGTGCGTACGACGGGTCGGACGCGACTCCGCCGCCATTCGTCGCCGGCCACCAGCCCGGTGACTACCAGCTCACTCCGCCGGCGTTTCCGAAGCCGGTTTTCACGCACTGGGCCAATGTGCGGCCATTTGTGTTGACAGGCGCCAACCAGTTCCGGCCGCGGCCGTACCCGGCGTTGAGCAGCCGTCAATACGCACGTGCCATCAACGAGGTGAGCAGCCTCGGCCGCGACAGCAGCACGACGCGTACGGCGGACCAGACAACGCAGGCGAAGTTCTGGGCCGCGCCGATCTGGAACTACTGGAACGAGATCGCGCAGGCGGCGGCGCTGCGGCATCACCTCGGACTGTCCGCGACGGCTCGGCTTTTCGCGGTGCTCGACGTGACGTTCGCCGATGCCACGATCGCCTTCTACGGCGCCAAATATCACTTCGAGCGGTGGCGGCCGGTCACCGCGATCCGCGCCGCCGACACCGACGGCAACCCGGCGACGACCGCCATTCCGGACTGGAATCCGCTGGCCACCACGCCGCCGGACCCGTCGTATCCGGGTGCGCACAGCGTCATCGGCGAGGCAGGCGCCAGCGTCCTCGGCGCGTTTTTCGGCCCGGTTGACCGGTTTATCGTCAGCTCCGAGGTGCTGCCTGGGGTGAGCCGGTCGTTCGTACGCTATCAGGACGCCGCCGACGAGGCCGGCCTGAGCCGCATCTACGCCGGCATCCACACGCGGCTCGACCACGTCGCCGGACAACAACTCGGCCGCCAGGTGGCCGCGTACGTCCTCACCCGCGCCGCCATCCGACAGCGGATCAGCGAACTCGACGTTTGA
- a CDS encoding cytochrome P450 family protein — MQKAFTPRSVARLRQRAEQTVAVLLDDLAAAGDEVVDLLDAYARPLPITMLCDLLGIPESDRRMISATVADYDKPERAARVTQKLGAYFDELIAVKRAKPGQDVLSGLAGEDGLTNVEARSLAFQLVMAGFDTTVNLIGNGILALLTHPTELARLRADPSVLPAAVEELLRFTNPVRHSTDRFTTQETTIGDVVIPQGEWVFIVTSSANYDPAQFPDPERLDFDRNTSAHLAFGHGIHYCLGASLARMEAEVAFGALIPRFPGLSLAVSPEQLRWRAVSLMHGLESLPVRLGARS, encoded by the coding sequence GTGCAGAAGGCGTTCACCCCGCGCAGCGTGGCGCGGCTTCGTCAGCGCGCGGAGCAAACGGTCGCGGTGTTGCTGGACGACCTGGCGGCAGCCGGCGACGAGGTGGTCGATCTCCTCGACGCGTACGCGCGCCCGCTGCCGATCACGATGCTCTGCGACCTGCTGGGGATCCCGGAATCGGACCGCCGCATGATTTCCGCGACCGTGGCCGACTACGACAAACCAGAGCGGGCAGCGCGCGTCACGCAGAAGCTCGGCGCGTATTTCGACGAGCTGATCGCTGTCAAACGCGCGAAACCGGGACAGGACGTGCTGTCGGGGCTCGCTGGCGAGGATGGCCTGACCAATGTCGAAGCTCGGTCCCTCGCTTTCCAGCTCGTCATGGCCGGTTTCGACACCACGGTCAATCTGATCGGCAACGGCATTCTGGCGCTGCTCACACATCCGACTGAGTTGGCACGCCTTCGCGCGGATCCTTCTGTGCTGCCGGCCGCCGTCGAGGAACTGCTCAGGTTTACGAATCCGGTGCGGCATTCGACGGATCGGTTCACCACGCAGGAGACAACGATCGGAGACGTCGTTATTCCGCAAGGCGAGTGGGTTTTCATCGTGACCAGCTCCGCCAACTACGATCCCGCGCAGTTCCCCGATCCCGAACGCCTCGACTTCGACCGAAACACCAGCGCGCATTTGGCGTTTGGTCACGGCATTCATTACTGCCTCGGCGCGTCGCTGGCCCGCATGGAGGCCGAGGTCGCATTCGGCGCTCTGATCCCGCGTTTTCCCGGACTGTCGCTGGCGGTTTCTCCTGAGCAACTCCGCTGGCGTGCCGTCAGCCTCATGCACGGGCTCGAATCGCTCCCCGTCCGTCTCGGCGCCCGTTCGTGA
- a CDS encoding carbohydrate kinase family protein: MTAYDAVVGTGGIGTGIVFALDSDHTIGREESRAADLLDSRDYAKLHIVCHYLRKLLGPEFPVVPIGAVGADDRGTGLLDEFHTTGLDATYVRTDTSHPTLFAVCFSYPSGEGGNLTSRNSASSSVGPADVRAALPVFLEHRGKGIALALPEVPIAARSTLLDLATDHGFLRVTAFVSGEAEQARSLLDRTDLVAINLDEARALARTAATDPVDIVGAVVDAYPKVDIVVTAGKSGSWAWDGVELVHAPALPAVVASTAGAGDAYLAGLVTALVRGERLHDATTYGAVVAMLKVASRHTINPDITAESVAAAITHLG, translated from the coding sequence ATGACCGCGTACGACGCCGTCGTCGGCACCGGCGGGATCGGCACCGGCATCGTCTTCGCACTGGATTCCGACCACACCATCGGCCGCGAGGAGAGCCGCGCCGCCGATCTGTTGGACAGCCGCGACTATGCCAAACTCCATATCGTCTGTCACTATCTGCGTAAGTTGTTGGGACCGGAGTTTCCGGTCGTGCCGATCGGAGCGGTCGGTGCGGACGACCGCGGCACCGGCCTGCTGGACGAGTTTCACACGACCGGCCTCGACGCCACCTACGTACGCACCGACACCAGCCATCCGACGCTTTTCGCCGTGTGCTTCAGCTATCCGTCCGGCGAAGGCGGCAACCTCACCTCGCGGAATTCCGCCAGCTCCAGCGTCGGACCGGCGGACGTACGCGCGGCCTTGCCGGTTTTCCTTGAGCATCGCGGCAAAGGAATCGCGCTGGCGCTACCAGAGGTGCCGATCGCGGCGCGGTCCACGCTGCTCGACCTCGCCACCGACCACGGTTTTCTCCGCGTCACCGCTTTTGTCAGCGGAGAGGCCGAACAAGCGCGGTCGCTGCTCGACCGCACCGATCTCGTCGCGATCAACCTCGACGAGGCCCGAGCGCTCGCACGGACAGCGGCGACCGACCCGGTCGACATCGTCGGCGCGGTGGTCGATGCTTATCCGAAGGTCGACATCGTCGTCACGGCTGGAAAATCCGGGTCGTGGGCCTGGGACGGCGTCGAGCTCGTGCACGCTCCGGCGCTTCCGGCCGTGGTCGCCAGCACCGCCGGTGCCGGCGACGCCTACCTCGCCGGTCTGGTCACGGCGCTCGTACGCGGCGAAAGACTGCACGACGCGACCACCTACGGCGCGGTCGTCGCGATGCTCAAGGTCGCCAGTCGCCACACCATCAACCCCGACATCACGGCGGAATCCGTCGCCGCCGCGATCACTCACCTCGGCTGA
- the melA gene encoding alpha-galactosidase has product MTKIAVIGAGGYEFPLRLMNDFLSFPSLRDATYALMDVDPIALKRADRLARRLVDSRGFPAVVEPTTDRRKALSDADFVVTCFQVGGREAYAYDVEIPRRYGIDQTVGDTLGPGGVFRGLRSMRALDDIVGDMAALCPDALLLNYANPMSINCWFAAGAGARTVGLCHSVQHTADELAAIAGYQDWSFRAAGINHQAWMLEFRNRGLDVRAELAAAVEAYQRGEREPAEPIDEWYAGGREGVRTEILRLTGYFQTESSHHASEYYPHFRRTPADVERFLPQRWDYLELTKATTDADQENLADELAAGELEVSEEYAARIVDSVVTNTPRTVYGNVPNTGLITNLPDGCCVEVPCLVDASGVQPTQVGALPAACAGLNLASVGFQGCVVEAYRQRSRDVVYAAVSMDRLTSSLLSLDQIRAMTDDLIEAQRQWLPELTR; this is encoded by the coding sequence ATGACCAAGATCGCGGTGATCGGCGCCGGTGGCTACGAGTTTCCGCTGCGGTTGATGAACGACTTCCTGTCCTTCCCCAGCCTGCGCGACGCCACGTACGCACTCATGGACGTCGACCCGATCGCGCTGAAACGCGCCGACCGGCTGGCGCGCCGGCTGGTCGACAGCCGGGGTTTTCCGGCGGTTGTCGAGCCGACCACGGATCGGCGCAAAGCCCTGTCCGACGCCGATTTCGTCGTCACCTGCTTCCAGGTCGGCGGCCGCGAGGCATACGCGTACGACGTGGAGATCCCGCGGCGCTATGGCATCGACCAGACCGTCGGCGACACGCTCGGGCCTGGCGGGGTTTTCCGTGGCCTGCGGTCGATGCGCGCGCTGGACGACATCGTCGGTGACATGGCCGCGCTGTGTCCGGACGCATTGTTGTTGAACTACGCCAATCCGATGTCGATCAACTGCTGGTTCGCGGCCGGCGCCGGCGCGCGTACGGTCGGCCTCTGCCATTCTGTGCAGCACACGGCCGACGAGCTGGCCGCCATCGCCGGCTACCAGGACTGGAGCTTTCGCGCGGCCGGCATCAACCACCAGGCCTGGATGCTGGAGTTCCGGAATCGCGGCCTGGACGTACGCGCCGAGCTGGCCGCCGCGGTCGAGGCCTACCAACGCGGCGAACGCGAGCCGGCCGAGCCGATCGACGAGTGGTATGCCGGCGGCCGCGAGGGCGTACGCACCGAAATCCTGCGGCTCACCGGATATTTCCAGACCGAGTCCAGCCACCACGCGTCCGAGTATTACCCGCATTTTCGCCGTACGCCTGCCGACGTCGAGCGTTTTCTGCCGCAGCGCTGGGATTATCTGGAGTTGACGAAGGCAACCACCGATGCCGACCAGGAGAACCTCGCCGACGAGCTCGCCGCCGGGGAGCTGGAAGTCAGCGAAGAATACGCGGCCCGGATCGTCGACTCGGTCGTGACGAACACGCCGCGTACGGTTTATGGCAACGTGCCCAACACCGGCCTGATCACCAATCTGCCGGACGGTTGTTGCGTCGAGGTGCCGTGCCTGGTCGACGCGTCCGGTGTGCAGCCGACCCAGGTCGGCGCGCTGCCGGCCGCCTGCGCCGGCCTGAATCTCGCGTCGGTCGGTTTCCAGGGTTGCGTGGTCGAGGCCTATCGGCAACGGTCGCGGGATGTGGTGTATGCGGCGGTTTCCATGGACCGGCTGACCAGCTCGCTGCTCAGCCTCGACCAGATCCGCGCGATGACCGACGACCTGATCGAGGCGCAGCGGCAGTGGCTGCCGGAGCTGACGCGATGA
- a CDS encoding amidohydrolase family protein: MTSLSDYRPRSQLVLPEHRVERARFPAVDAHAHLGRWLSDWVGRDGQWLVPDVSTWLDDMDRYGVRAFVNLDGRWGAELEANLDRFDRAFPGRIATFCHVDWSALARPGQADQLVTGLAASAAAGAAGLKVWKDLGLHVRDHRGELVLPDDPRLFDLWSAAGDLGVPVWWHVADPVAFFEPVDERNEYLEMLAGRPAWSYAGGAFPRFHRLIDAMEAVVAAHPSTTFVAVHGGNYAENLGWVSRMLDTYPNLHIDIAARVAQLGRQPRATRALLVAHPDRVLFGCDEIPSTGESYPIHFRFLETADECFPHSLDDPPSFGRWTISGLHLPDDTLANIYAGNALRLLPRLSVEET; this comes from the coding sequence GTGACGAGCCTGTCCGACTACCGGCCGCGTTCGCAGCTCGTTCTGCCTGAACATCGGGTCGAGCGCGCGCGTTTTCCCGCCGTGGACGCACATGCGCACCTCGGCAGGTGGCTCAGCGACTGGGTCGGCCGCGATGGCCAGTGGCTGGTGCCGGACGTGTCGACATGGCTGGACGACATGGATCGCTATGGCGTCCGTGCCTTCGTCAACCTGGACGGCAGATGGGGCGCGGAGCTGGAAGCGAACCTCGATCGCTTCGATCGTGCCTTTCCCGGCCGGATCGCCACTTTCTGCCACGTCGACTGGTCGGCGTTGGCCAGACCCGGTCAGGCGGACCAGCTCGTCACCGGCCTGGCCGCGTCGGCAGCCGCCGGCGCGGCTGGCCTCAAGGTCTGGAAAGATCTCGGCCTGCACGTACGCGATCACCGCGGCGAGCTGGTGTTGCCCGATGATCCGCGGCTTTTCGACCTCTGGTCGGCCGCCGGTGACCTCGGCGTCCCGGTCTGGTGGCACGTGGCAGATCCGGTCGCCTTCTTCGAGCCGGTCGACGAACGCAACGAATACCTGGAAATGCTCGCCGGCCGACCGGCCTGGTCGTACGCGGGCGGCGCGTTTCCCCGCTTTCACCGGCTGATCGACGCGATGGAAGCGGTCGTCGCGGCGCATCCGTCGACCACGTTCGTGGCAGTGCATGGCGGCAACTACGCGGAAAATCTCGGCTGGGTCAGCCGAATGCTCGACACCTACCCGAATCTGCACATCGACATCGCCGCGCGCGTCGCGCAGCTCGGCCGGCAACCCCGGGCGACCCGCGCTCTGCTGGTGGCGCATCCGGACCGGGTCCTGTTCGGATGCGACGAAATCCCGTCCACCGGAGAGAGCTATCCGATCCATTTCCGGTTTCTGGAAACCGCCGACGAGTGCTTCCCGCACTCGCTGGACGATCCGCCGTCCTTTGGCCGGTGGACGATATCCGGCCTGCATCTGCCGGACGACACATTAGCCAACATTTACGCCGGCAACGCGCTGCGGCTGCTGCCGCGGCTGTCGGTCGAGGAGACATGA
- a CDS encoding spherulation-specific family 4 protein → MARKRLAVAAAIAMLFTGASPAAAYCAPAQNVAVPAYFSPSPGAGLDAWNQLIDTTPAGGVVVFTVGNLGPGPTPDPDYQDVVRRAQAKGIKAVCYVETLEANGVDVRPLADAKRDIDRCFAQYQPAGIFLDEVQGTTARLAGVRTLSAYVRQNHPNALRVLNAGQNTVEAYADISDILAIFEGPWSGSPVGYNYQDWQPDAWVASWISTHPNGASHFWHMAYATSAADLAAAVARSRTLQAGYVYVTDGTGDERWDHLPPYWQQEIDSVYD, encoded by the coding sequence ATGGCACGAAAACGCCTCGCGGTCGCCGCCGCGATCGCCATGCTGTTCACCGGCGCGAGTCCGGCCGCCGCGTACTGCGCGCCGGCCCAGAACGTCGCGGTCCCGGCGTATTTCAGCCCGTCCCCCGGAGCCGGCCTGGACGCGTGGAACCAGCTCATCGACACCACGCCCGCCGGCGGCGTGGTGGTCTTCACCGTCGGCAATCTCGGCCCCGGACCGACACCTGACCCGGATTATCAGGACGTGGTACGCCGCGCTCAGGCAAAAGGCATCAAAGCGGTCTGTTACGTCGAAACGCTGGAAGCGAACGGTGTTGACGTACGACCACTGGCGGACGCGAAACGCGACATCGACCGCTGTTTCGCGCAATATCAGCCGGCCGGCATTTTCCTCGACGAGGTGCAGGGCACGACCGCGCGGCTGGCCGGCGTGCGGACGTTGTCGGCGTACGTCCGGCAAAACCATCCGAACGCCCTGCGCGTGCTCAACGCCGGCCAGAACACCGTCGAGGCGTACGCCGACATTTCCGATATCCTGGCGATTTTCGAGGGCCCATGGTCAGGAAGTCCGGTCGGCTACAACTATCAGGACTGGCAGCCGGACGCCTGGGTGGCCAGCTGGATCAGCACCCATCCCAACGGTGCCAGCCATTTCTGGCACATGGCATATGCGACCAGCGCCGCCGATCTGGCCGCCGCGGTAGCCAGATCGCGGACTTTGCAGGCAGGCTACGTCTATGTGACCGATGGCACCGGTGACGAACGTTGGGATCACCTGCCGCCGTACTGGCAGCAGGAGATCGACTCCGTCTACGACTGA
- a CDS encoding GntR family transcriptional regulator, which produces METDTVAPEATAPRWEQIAAALAGELRTAPAGSRLPSEAEQCRRFAVSRVTLRQALTELQNRGLVESRAGRGWFVAAPAGAPDRTPVTEPPGKLMSFTEMARSKGHVPDSEVLAQELRPATFEEAERLGLVAGTSLFSLRRLRRLNGLPVAVDHSLVPGDLLPDALGTDFSTASLHDAFRAAAAAPAGADLEIEAIVADAEFAGLLGVEEGFPLLKVRQLIRDAGGRPIERGVIVYRADRYRYRASVHS; this is translated from the coding sequence GTGGAGACAGACACCGTCGCGCCGGAAGCGACCGCACCGCGCTGGGAACAGATCGCGGCGGCGCTCGCCGGCGAGCTGCGGACGGCGCCGGCCGGATCCCGGCTGCCGTCCGAAGCCGAGCAGTGCCGCCGTTTCGCGGTCAGCCGGGTGACCCTCCGGCAGGCGCTGACCGAGCTGCAGAACCGCGGCCTGGTCGAGTCGCGCGCCGGCCGCGGCTGGTTCGTGGCGGCTCCGGCCGGCGCGCCGGACCGTACGCCGGTGACCGAGCCGCCCGGCAAGCTGATGAGCTTCACCGAGATGGCCAGGTCCAAGGGACACGTGCCCGATTCCGAAGTGCTCGCGCAGGAACTGCGGCCGGCGACCTTCGAGGAGGCCGAGCGGCTCGGCCTGGTCGCCGGCACGAGCCTGTTTTCGTTGCGGCGACTGCGAAGGCTCAACGGCCTGCCGGTCGCGGTCGATCACAGCCTGGTGCCCGGCGACCTGCTGCCGGACGCACTCGGCACGGATTTCTCCACCGCATCACTGCACGACGCGTTTCGCGCTGCCGCCGCCGCACCGGCCGGCGCCGACCTCGAGATCGAGGCGATCGTGGCGGACGCCGAATTCGCCGGCCTGCTCGGAGTCGAGGAGGGTTTCCCGCTGCTGAAGGTGCGGCAGCTGATCCGCGACGCCGGCGGCCGGCCGATCGAACGCGGCGTCATCGTCTATCGGGCCGACCGGTACCGCTACCGGGCCAGCGTGCATTCGTAG